CCAAACCTATGCTAATGTCTGCAGCCTGGGCGTCATCTGAAATCTCCGAATGGGGGAAGGTTTCTTTGGCCGCCTGGGTTATGACTGCACCTAAACTAGCGGGGATAGAACTGTCTATAGCCACAGATACCGGCTCTGGAGGTTCGGCCTGTTCTGGTTCGGCCTGTTCTTCAGGTTTTTCTTCCACCGTAGCCTCTCCCTGGCTTACAGGCTGGGCTGTTTCCGGTTCAGTTGCCTGGCACCCGGAAAAGGCAATAACCAAAATCAGGGGTAAAATTACGCATATGGCAAGCTTAAGTCTTTTCATAACCCTTCTCCGAATAATGAAATAAATTAAATATATTCTATAATTTTAAATCTAAAAACTAAACCATTTCTTTTGAAAAGATGTTATAATAATTTTCCTATATGGAAACTTAAAAGGAGAGTATGCCTATTTTTGCTAAAAATGAAAACACCAAGGCCAGTAAAACAGTTACTTTAATTGCAGAAGGAGTAAGCATAGAAGGCAAAATTTATTCTCCGGGTTCTACCCGGATAGACGGTTCCCTGAAAGGGATGATCATTTCCGAAAAGGAACTTATAGTGGGCAAGGAAGGCAAAGTTGAGGCTGATGCTAAAACCAACAACGCTACTATTGCCGGCTCTTTTAAGGGAGATATCATAGCTTCCGGGGAAGTGGAGATAACCTCTACCGGCAAACTTATAGGAAACTTAACCCAGAAAGATGCCTTACTAACCGTATCCAAGGGTGGAGTTTTTAAAGGGGAAAGCAAGATATCGGATAATGCTGATATCTTCAAAATGGGAAAAGAGCAGATCATACCAGAGCATAAACCGGCTGATGGGAAACCAGCCTCCATACATCCCCAAGTCAATCGATTCTAATATCTGATATAAAATAGTTTATGGGACCAGCTGTACCTGTCCCCATATGCCTATGGTCTTATCTTTTAAAGCCAGCAGCCCCAAAATACCCTTTTGGCTTTTAAATTTTTCAATAGCCCGTTCGACGTGCTCCGGACTTGATATGCAGTTGGCCATAGCAGTAGCCGCAGCATCCGCCGCTATGGCAGTGGTAGCTAAAACACAGGCAATATCTGCCTTTCCCATGCTAAAGGAATGGCCGAACTTTCCAGAGGAGCAGCAAAGCCCGCAGGGAGTAACCTGATGTGGAATATGTAAGTTTATATTATTGGTCAGATTGGAGTTAGCGGTAAAAACCTGGGCGGTGATGTCTTGACTGGACTTGATATAGGTGTCGCCTCCATTTTCAATTATCAGCTCAGAACACCGGGTCCCTGTCTTTTGGCCCAGATAATCGCACACAGCCCCGGCTACCGCCGCCATGGGGCCTACCTTAAACTGCCGGGATTTAGCCAGCATCTGTCCAATTACCGGGGCATACTCTCCAGGTAAAGCCACTGGAGACAAGGCCTTGAGAAACACTGGGTTTTTATCAATTACAGTTTCAATTGCTGTATAGAATTTTACCAGATAGCCGGCAATATAGGCTGCTACATCCTTATCGCTGGCTACATAGAGGTCACTATGCCGGTAATTTATGTTCCATCTGTATGGCAGGCGGGTGCTTATTTTGCTGCGATAAATATCCCTGTCTGCAGTGAGCTTATTTATTTTTGGGTTAGAGTTAGCTGACACTATTTCCTGCCAATACCGCCATAATAAAGGTAAATCAAAAAAATAACTACAAAATAGACAGCCACAGTAACTGCCAGCATGGCCCAATTAACAGTATTAAAAAGGTACATGGCCATTATCATGATAGGGATTAAAAATACTGTAGATACAATACTTAGTATCAGAGGATTCTTATATCTAGGTTTCAAAGGGGCCAGAACCTCCTAAGCTCTGTTAAATTTCAAGATCCTGGGAATAGTCATCCTGCTGATCGTCTAAATTTACCTCATCTTCATCTTCTTCTGCTGGTTCCGGTTCTTCCTGTTCAGCCTCAGGTTCAATCTGTTTAGCATTAATCCTGGTAACATTTCCGCTAAAGATTCCGCCTTTGTTTATAATCAGTGAATCTGTTTTTATATTTCCATTTACAAGACCATTTTCTTTGATTTCTACTGAGTCGGCAGCTTCCATGTTTCCCTCGTACTTACCTATAACTTGAGCAGTAATGGTTTTAACATCAGCATTAACATGGCCATCTTTTTTAATAACCAGTTCTCCATCAATTTCCAGCTCCCCTGAAACCTCACAGTCAATTTCTATAGATTTTGAAACTACAAATTTTCCCTCAATCTTGGCATTGTCTCCGCTGATGGTGAGCAGAGTCCTGGCCTCTCCTGGAGCCTGGTAATCATTTTCTTCGATATTTTCCTTGTTGATGAACGCCATCTACAACCCCCCTGTGGATATTGGTTTATTAATAATTATAATGATAAATATATATTAAATAGTTTTAATAATTTTTACAATTATTTTACTTGAAATAGAATTCGTCTTCCCGGCCAGCTATTTCTGCACATAACTTCAACATCTCCTGGGCTGCTTCTGAGCCTGGATAGGCAGTAAATACCGGTTTCCGGGCCACAGCTATGGATTTCTGGTAGTCTGATAGATACCTGATTTTATTCTGGTATATCCTGATGCTGTCTCCGTATCTGTGCTGTAGCTCCTCTGCCAAAAACCGGGCATCTTTTTTCCTCTTTTCAAATGAATTTATAATGACCCCCACAATCTTTATATTAACATAAAAATTTTTTTCCAGGCTGCGTATTATTTTCTGAAGATACTTGATATCTAAAAAAGAAAAAAGTTCCGGCCTTATAACCACCATTATGTTTTTGGCATACACGATAGAGCTGGTGGAAAGCAGCGAATAATTAGGCTGGGAATCTATCAATATATAGTCATAGCTGGATTCAGGGATATAGTCTTCCAGCACTTTCTTTATAATTTGGTTTCTGTATTTGGAACGGTATATTATTCTTTCTTTAAAAGTCCTGTTTATTATGTGATCGGTTAGATATTCTTCTATCAAGGAAATATTATTGGAAGAAGGCAGAAGGTCCATATTGCGGGACACTTTAATGATATAGCTGGATAGGTTTATTTCTTTGCCTTCCACAAAGTTTTTAATCAGTGTTTCCAGATTTTGTCCAAATTTGCTGGCTGAGCCCAAATTAAAGGACTGCACCAGGTTTA
The Actinomycetota bacterium DNA segment above includes these coding regions:
- a CDS encoding polymer-forming cytoskeletal protein is translated as MAFINKENIEENDYQAPGEARTLLTISGDNAKIEGKFVVSKSIEIDCEVSGELEIDGELVIKKDGHVNADVKTITAQVIGKYEGNMEAADSVEIKENGLVNGNIKTDSLIINKGGIFSGNVTRINAKQIEPEAEQEEPEPAEEDEDEVNLDDQQDDYSQDLEI
- a CDS encoding polymer-forming cytoskeletal protein, which produces MPIFAKNENTKASKTVTLIAEGVSIEGKIYSPGSTRIDGSLKGMIISEKELIVGKEGKVEADAKTNNATIAGSFKGDIIASGEVEITSTGKLIGNLTQKDALLTVSKGGVFKGESKISDNADIFKMGKEQIIPEHKPADGKPASIHPQVNRF
- a CDS encoding UPF0280 family protein: MSANSNPKINKLTADRDIYRSKISTRLPYRWNINYRHSDLYVASDKDVAAYIAGYLVKFYTAIETVIDKNPVFLKALSPVALPGEYAPVIGQMLAKSRQFKVGPMAAVAGAVCDYLGQKTGTRCSELIIENGGDTYIKSSQDITAQVFTANSNLTNNINLHIPHQVTPCGLCCSSGKFGHSFSMGKADIACVLATTAIAADAAATAMANCISSPEHVERAIEKFKSQKGILGLLALKDKTIGIWGQVQLVP
- a CDS encoding ParA family protein codes for the protein MKKIVFFNAKGGTGKTTLCYNYGWYLSHQKGKKVLMMDFDPQINLVQSFNLGSASKFGQNLETLIKNFVEGKEINLSSYIIKVSRNMDLLPSSNNISLIEEYLTDHIINRTFKERIIYRSKYRNQIIKKVLEDYIPESSYDYILIDSQPNYSLLSTSSIVYAKNIMVVIRPELFSFLDIKYLQKIIRSLEKNFYVNIKIVGVIINSFEKRKKDARFLAEELQHRYGDSIRIYQNKIRYLSDYQKSIAVARKPVFTAYPGSEAAQEMLKLCAEIAGREDEFYFK